Proteins from a genomic interval of Corynebacterium freiburgense:
- the glpX gene encoding class II fructose-bisphosphatase translates to MNTPHPEAPDRNLAMELVRVTEAAALACGRWVGRGMKNEGDGAAVDAMRKLINSVNMHGVVVIGEGEKDEAPMLYNGEEVGTGEGAEVDIAVDPVDGTTLMAEGRPNAISVLAAAERGSMYDPSAVFYMNKIAVGPEAAGSIDIEAPVAHNINAVAKAKGIGASDVTVVVLDRPRHEGLITDIRRAGAKVRLIRDGDVAGAVAAAQDTNSVDIMMGIGGTPEGIITACAMKCMGGEIQGKLYPRNDAEIQKALDAGHELDRVLTTDDLVSSNNCYFVATGVTNGDMLRGVSYRKNGATTRSLVMRSKSGTVRYIESVHKLAKLQEYSIVDYTRK, encoded by the coding sequence ATGAATACACCACACCCCGAGGCCCCAGACCGTAACCTTGCTATGGAACTGGTCCGCGTGACAGAAGCTGCTGCACTTGCATGTGGCCGTTGGGTTGGTCGAGGCATGAAGAATGAAGGTGATGGTGCTGCCGTTGACGCTATGCGCAAATTGATCAATTCAGTAAATATGCATGGTGTTGTGGTTATTGGCGAAGGCGAAAAAGATGAAGCACCAATGCTTTATAACGGTGAGGAAGTTGGCACCGGTGAGGGCGCCGAGGTTGATATTGCTGTTGACCCGGTTGATGGCACTACATTGATGGCGGAGGGTCGCCCAAACGCTATTTCTGTTTTGGCCGCCGCCGAACGTGGATCCATGTATGATCCATCGGCTGTGTTTTATATGAATAAGATTGCTGTAGGCCCTGAAGCAGCAGGTAGCATCGATATTGAGGCGCCAGTTGCTCATAATATTAACGCAGTGGCTAAGGCAAAAGGCATTGGCGCTTCTGATGTTACGGTTGTGGTACTTGATCGCCCTCGGCACGAGGGATTAATTACTGATATTCGTCGCGCTGGCGCAAAGGTCCGTTTGATTCGCGATGGTGACGTCGCGGGTGCCGTTGCCGCCGCTCAGGACACAAACTCAGTGGATATTATGATGGGCATTGGCGGCACCCCTGAGGGCATTATTACGGCATGCGCAATGAAGTGTATGGGTGGAGAAATTCAAGGAAAGTTGTACCCTCGTAATGATGCGGAGATCCAAAAAGCGCTTGATGCTGGACATGAACTTGATCGCGTGTTGACCACAGATGACCTCGTGTCTTCGAATAATTGCTATTTTGTTGCCACTGGTGTGACAAATGGTGACATGCTACGAGGCGTTAGTTATCGAAAGAACGGGGCAACCACACGCTCCTTGGTCATGCGTTCGAAGTCGGGAACCGTGCGCTATATCGAGTCGGTCCATAAATTGGCAAAATTGCAGGAATATTCGATTGTGGATTACACCCGCAAATAA
- a CDS encoding DUF4245 domain-containing protein encodes MAENKPRIFQDWKDISMTLMVMLVLMLLSVGFTGLCSFNPGAPENGPVRAVDAKQVLSLEARAMNFPVRMPEVPEGWVSNSARRTSVDQKPAPVVGWVTASGAYLQLTQTGEPVDSALKVMKEETIEVDPVMVEGLSFRHFEPADGSGDAIWVADNGDARFIIAGTAGDQEFQELAKATIAAQPIATTS; translated from the coding sequence GTGGCTGAGAATAAACCTCGTATTTTTCAGGACTGGAAAGACATTTCGATGACCTTGATGGTCATGCTGGTGCTGATGTTGCTGTCTGTGGGCTTCACTGGTTTGTGTTCGTTTAATCCGGGGGCTCCGGAGAATGGCCCTGTTCGTGCTGTCGACGCGAAACAAGTTTTGAGTCTTGAGGCTCGGGCCATGAATTTTCCAGTTCGAATGCCTGAGGTTCCGGAGGGTTGGGTTTCTAATTCGGCACGTCGAACGAGTGTGGATCAGAAGCCTGCTCCGGTGGTTGGTTGGGTTACTGCTAGTGGGGCGTATTTGCAGTTGACTCAGACTGGTGAGCCGGTGGATAGTGCTTTGAAAGTAATGAAGGAAGAGACTATTGAGGTGGATCCGGTGATGGTGGAGGGCTTGTCATTCCGCCATTTTGAACCAGCAGATGGTTCTGGCGATGCTATCTGGGTAGCTGATAATGGTGACGCGCGTTTTATTATTGCAGGCACTGCCGGTGACCAGGAGTTTCAGGAACTAGCAAAGGCGACTATCGCCGCTCAGCCAATTGCTACGACTAGTTAG
- a CDS encoding exodeoxyribonuclease VII small subunit, protein MNTIGSGTPQEFTPVAQLSYEAARDELIETVKILELGQMSLDESLAYWERGEALAKRCEEHLAGARARVEEAIGRAETQEQ, encoded by the coding sequence ATGAACACAATCGGATCAGGAACTCCCCAAGAATTCACACCCGTTGCACAACTTTCCTACGAAGCTGCGCGAGACGAACTCATTGAAACAGTAAAAATCCTGGAGCTTGGGCAAATGAGTCTAGATGAATCACTCGCCTACTGGGAACGCGGAGAAGCCCTTGCAAAACGCTGTGAAGAACACCTCGCCGGAGCCCGCGCCCGAGTCGAAGAAGCGATCGGACGCGCAGAAACTCAGGAACAGTAG
- the xseA gene encoding exodeoxyribonuclease VII large subunit, with product MVAFTHEESEFFKVANTAEHPWPVREVNSKVKSWIERLGHIWVEGQLTQVNMKPSWKLSYLTLRDTQAEASVQVTCPTTLLRETSLRDGDRVVVYAKPAFYVGRGSFSLWATEIRPVGIGELLARIEQLRKKLAAEGLFDAARKRPLPYLPRCIGLITGRGSAAERDVLSVAHDRWPEVRFEVINTAVQGAGTVPEVIAALQQLDANPEVDVIIIARGGGSVEDLLPFSEEALQRAVSAATTPVVSAIGHEPDNPVLDNVADLRAATPTDAAKRVVPDVVMERALIQELRGRSAAALRGWVQREMQGLANIRSRPVLADPYTPIHRRQEEIDHAIRLMRRDITQLLRHADTEITALRARVSTLGPSATLARGYAIVQVGTPGEVVTTITQTPPGSQLRIRISDGSITAATMGTQQSN from the coding sequence ATGGTTGCGTTCACCCATGAAGAAAGTGAGTTTTTCAAGGTGGCTAATACTGCTGAGCACCCGTGGCCAGTCCGCGAAGTGAATTCTAAAGTCAAGTCGTGGATTGAACGACTCGGGCATATTTGGGTTGAAGGGCAACTCACCCAGGTCAATATGAAACCGTCGTGGAAGTTATCGTATTTAACGCTCCGCGATACTCAGGCCGAAGCAAGTGTGCAGGTAACTTGCCCAACAACCCTGCTGCGCGAGACGTCGTTACGCGATGGTGACCGCGTAGTGGTGTACGCCAAACCTGCTTTTTACGTGGGGCGTGGATCGTTTTCGCTGTGGGCTACGGAGATTCGCCCAGTAGGAATCGGTGAGCTGCTCGCTCGAATAGAACAATTGCGCAAAAAACTCGCCGCCGAAGGGCTTTTCGACGCCGCGCGCAAACGACCACTCCCCTACCTACCGCGATGCATTGGCCTGATTACCGGCAGAGGATCCGCCGCCGAACGCGACGTCCTTAGTGTTGCCCACGATCGATGGCCGGAAGTTCGCTTTGAAGTAATAAACACCGCAGTACAAGGCGCAGGAACCGTACCAGAAGTTATAGCCGCACTCCAACAACTCGATGCAAACCCCGAGGTAGACGTTATAATTATTGCCCGCGGCGGCGGCTCCGTAGAAGACCTACTCCCCTTCTCCGAAGAAGCACTCCAACGAGCCGTATCCGCCGCAACCACCCCCGTAGTCTCTGCAATCGGACATGAGCCCGATAATCCCGTACTCGATAATGTGGCCGATCTACGGGCAGCAACACCGACCGACGCTGCAAAACGGGTGGTGCCAGACGTCGTTATGGAGCGTGCCCTTATCCAAGAACTCCGCGGACGTTCCGCAGCTGCCCTTCGTGGATGGGTCCAGCGAGAAATGCAAGGATTAGCAAACATACGCAGCCGACCAGTACTCGCCGACCCCTACACCCCGATTCACCGCCGCCAAGAAGAAATCGACCACGCTATTCGGCTCATGCGCCGAGACATCACACAACTCCTCCGTCACGCAGACACGGAAATCACAGCACTACGAGCCAGGGTATCCACCCTAGGTCCCTCAGCTACCCTCGCAAGGGGGTATGCAATCGTGCAAGTAGGAACCCCCGGAGAAGTAGTCACCACAATTACACAAACCCCACCCGGCAGCCAACTAAGAATCCGCATTAGCGACGGCTCAATCACCGCCGCAACTATGGGCACCCAACAATCAAACTAA
- a CDS encoding 4-hydroxy-3-methylbut-2-enyl diphosphate reductase: MTAPKKILLAAPRGYCAGVDRAVETVERALEKYGAPVYVRKEIVHNRYVVDTLAERGAIFVDETTEVPEGSHLVFSAHGVSPAVHEEARSLSLKTLDATCPLVTKVHNEVKRFARDGYQILLIGHEGHEEVEGTAGEAPDVVHLVDGVESVETLEFPDNEKLVWLSQTTLSVDETMEIVRLLKAKFPHLIDPPSDDICYATQNRQVAVKAIAERCELVIVVGSQNSSNSKRLVEVALQGGANASYLVDYASQVDPAWLEGVSTIGITSGASVPEILVQDVLKMLAEYGYTDVEEVTTAAEKLVFSLPRALRPADRAKR, from the coding sequence ATGACCGCACCTAAGAAAATTTTGTTAGCCGCACCCCGTGGCTATTGCGCCGGCGTGGATCGCGCCGTTGAAACTGTGGAACGCGCACTCGAAAAATATGGTGCGCCTGTGTATGTGCGGAAGGAAATCGTTCATAACCGCTATGTGGTTGACACCCTTGCGGAGCGTGGCGCCATCTTTGTTGATGAAACCACTGAAGTACCTGAAGGTTCCCATCTTGTCTTCTCTGCGCATGGCGTCAGCCCCGCCGTCCATGAAGAAGCTCGGTCCCTTTCCTTGAAAACGCTTGATGCTACCTGTCCGCTTGTTACCAAGGTTCATAATGAGGTGAAGCGCTTTGCGCGAGATGGCTATCAAATCCTCCTAATTGGACATGAGGGTCATGAAGAGGTTGAGGGCACGGCTGGGGAAGCCCCGGATGTAGTGCATCTTGTTGATGGTGTGGAATCCGTGGAAACCCTCGAATTCCCCGATAATGAAAAACTTGTTTGGTTATCGCAAACCACATTGTCGGTGGATGAAACCATGGAGATTGTGCGCCTGCTAAAGGCGAAATTCCCACACCTGATTGACCCCCCAAGCGACGATATTTGCTACGCCACCCAAAACCGGCAGGTAGCCGTGAAAGCAATTGCAGAGCGGTGCGAGCTAGTGATTGTTGTGGGTTCGCAAAATTCCTCCAATTCCAAGCGTCTTGTTGAAGTTGCTCTCCAGGGCGGCGCAAACGCGAGTTATTTGGTGGATTATGCCTCTCAGGTTGATCCTGCCTGGCTTGAAGGTGTGTCCACTATTGGCATTACTTCGGGTGCTTCGGTGCCGGAAATTTTGGTGCAAGATGTGCTGAAAATGCTGGCTGAATACGGCTATACCGATGTTGAGGAAGTGACTACCGCAGCGGAGAAACTGGTGTTCTCTCTACCACGCGCTTTGCGGCCAGCAGATCGTGCGAAACGCTAA
- a CDS encoding DUF6542 domain-containing protein, whose translation MTQRNRSSAARLPAAARFGVPVWSAASIVFASLVTGALLSLNFKEMGAAFLWCFAAGSIAAVLLVEPRGLFLTAAQLPLAFGIAMPLTAWAVGRTLPGADNAVSSAEIITAVYPLMEHFPFLMSVTLICVALAFLRWLIARAARSRAIRTTAVKQQQVRRVNQQNAAQATRARSAVRTHRARGARASQVTVQELMQQRRANSRHDDLYR comes from the coding sequence GTGACTCAACGTAATCGATCTTCCGCTGCTCGCCTCCCCGCCGCCGCCCGCTTCGGGGTTCCCGTTTGGTCAGCAGCCTCGATTGTGTTCGCCTCACTAGTCACTGGCGCATTGTTGAGCCTGAATTTTAAAGAAATGGGTGCCGCATTCTTATGGTGCTTTGCTGCAGGCAGTATTGCTGCGGTTCTCTTAGTGGAACCGCGTGGGCTGTTTCTTACCGCAGCGCAGCTTCCACTGGCCTTTGGCATCGCCATGCCACTTACAGCCTGGGCAGTCGGCCGAACTTTACCTGGCGCTGATAATGCGGTTTCAAGCGCTGAGATTATTACCGCGGTTTACCCCTTGATGGAACACTTCCCCTTTTTAATGTCCGTCACACTCATTTGTGTAGCCCTGGCCTTTTTACGATGGCTCATAGCTCGCGCAGCCCGAAGCCGCGCGATACGCACTACAGCAGTGAAACAACAACAAGTGCGACGAGTCAACCAGCAAAACGCTGCACAAGCAACACGGGCACGCTCCGCAGTACGGACACATCGCGCCCGAGGAGCACGCGCCTCACAGGTCACTGTCCAAGAACTTATGCAGCAACGTCGCGCAAATTCCCGTCACGACGATCTCTACCGCTAA
- a CDS encoding AI-2E family transporter codes for MNENDFRGEATQTFQELEGHDAIDRFEVIADGIKTFAWWCLRLLVIAAASWVTWYVMSKFWRGLLPIFLALILTSVLWGPTGWMQRRGVPPALSAIITMLGALAFFGGLIGLIAPSIVNQSQTLFYQAFEGVQRLQLWLQGPPLNINSDDLNGWFSDAATWLQQQSGTIAGELFAGISVASSVLVTLGIMLVLTFFFLKDGPRFMPWLRSVTGRRVGWHLTELFTRAWITLAGFIRAQAVVSFVDAVCIGIGLVLLGVPMALALGTLTFIAGFIPIVGAVVAGALAVMIAFVSHGPTTAFLVFGLVILVQQLEGNILQPVVQSRAMNLHPVVILLSVTLGGSLFGIVGAFLAVPTAAMLAVLLRYLSDLVALRSGEKTAAEIEFATLVGSLTAQEGEEAGRKMRAARREGSLTPSLSRLQDILHVFRS; via the coding sequence GTGAACGAAAATGACTTCCGAGGTGAGGCCACCCAGACGTTTCAAGAACTAGAAGGTCATGATGCAATCGACCGTTTTGAGGTCATAGCCGATGGCATTAAAACCTTCGCTTGGTGGTGCCTACGGCTGCTGGTCATTGCGGCGGCATCGTGGGTGACTTGGTACGTCATGAGTAAATTCTGGCGGGGCCTACTCCCAATTTTTCTCGCCCTTATTTTGACGTCCGTGCTGTGGGGGCCTACAGGTTGGATGCAACGCCGAGGTGTTCCGCCAGCACTTTCCGCAATTATTACAATGCTTGGGGCGCTGGCATTTTTCGGCGGCCTTATTGGCTTGATTGCACCGAGTATTGTGAATCAATCTCAAACATTGTTTTATCAAGCATTCGAGGGAGTGCAGCGCCTCCAATTATGGTTGCAGGGACCACCGCTTAATATCAATAGTGATGACCTCAATGGATGGTTTTCCGACGCCGCAACCTGGCTTCAACAACAATCTGGCACTATTGCTGGAGAGCTCTTCGCCGGTATTAGTGTGGCATCGTCAGTACTGGTCACCCTGGGCATTATGCTGGTGCTTACATTCTTTTTCCTTAAGGACGGCCCCCGGTTTATGCCGTGGTTGCGTTCGGTGACTGGACGTCGAGTTGGCTGGCATCTCACCGAATTATTTACCCGAGCTTGGATTACGTTAGCTGGTTTTATTCGGGCCCAGGCAGTTGTTTCATTTGTCGACGCCGTGTGCATCGGCATTGGGTTGGTACTGCTCGGCGTTCCCATGGCCTTAGCGCTTGGCACCCTTACATTTATTGCTGGCTTTATTCCGATTGTCGGCGCCGTTGTTGCGGGCGCTTTGGCCGTAATGATTGCCTTTGTATCCCACGGGCCAACAACCGCGTTCCTAGTATTCGGTTTAGTGATCCTGGTGCAACAGCTTGAAGGAAATATCCTGCAACCAGTGGTGCAGTCACGCGCCATGAACCTCCACCCCGTTGTGATTCTGCTTTCCGTCACTCTCGGCGGAAGCTTATTCGGCATTGTAGGCGCATTCCTTGCGGTACCTACAGCAGCAATGCTCGCTGTTCTACTGCGCTACCTTAGTGACCTCGTTGCACTGCGCTCTGGAGAAAAAACTGCTGCGGAAATCGAATTCGCCACATTGGTTGGATCATTAACCGCCCAAGAGGGTGAAGAAGCAGGCCGGAAAATGCGCGCGGCTCGCCGAGAAGGCTCGCTCACCCCCAGCTTATCCAGGCTTCAAGACATCCTACATGTATTTCGTTCGTGA
- the metS gene encoding methionine/alanine import NSS transporter subunit MetS → MTGVAIMMMVLFMVIIWGGLLVSILALRRNPDEMSGVLGNSEYATDDVLISHEEHH, encoded by the coding sequence ATGACTGGTGTCGCAATTATGATGATGGTCCTGTTTATGGTCATTATCTGGGGTGGTTTGCTGGTAAGCATCCTGGCCTTGCGCCGTAACCCAGATGAAATGTCAGGTGTGCTTGGGAATTCCGAATATGCAACTGATGATGTTCTGATCTCCCACGAAGAACACCACTAG
- a CDS encoding sodium-dependent transporter, with protein MAESPRREVFSTRIAFLLAAIGSAVGLGNIWRFPYVAYDNGGGAFLVPYMVALLTAGIPLLFLDYTLGHRYRGSAPLVFRRIKSWAEPIGWVQVGIAFFITIYYAAVIAWAALYTVKSFNLAWGEKPEEYFFADFLQVDAETTFSFSIVGQIAIALGLVWVLAIVVLAMGVDEGIGKVSKIFMPILTVLFIIVVVQALFLPGAATGLNAFFTPEWSTLSNPSVWVAAYGQIFFSLSVGFGIMLTYSSYLKPRTNLTGTGLVTAFANSSFEVLAGIGVFAALGFMATQQGVAVNEVASSGIGLAFIAFPAIINEMPLGPVFGTLFFGSLTIAGFTSLFSLFEVVVSAAKDKFGKPRKNTAVGVGVIMALISLALFSTTSSLVTLDIMDKFTNQIGIVAIALITVVVVDWVLRRVEEFALHLNAVSSFKVGNIWRICVVNITTIVLGYTLIQELITLINEPYEGYSAAQLGWYGWGVLFAIVLASLLMSIIPWQGNLSLVGPPGSDFGVDPDASRSIGQPRKYSPQRAAGFAAEQYKDTNGLS; from the coding sequence ATGGCTGAATCACCCCGCCGCGAAGTATTTTCAACCCGCATAGCATTCCTGCTAGCCGCGATTGGCTCAGCGGTTGGCCTTGGAAATATTTGGCGCTTCCCGTACGTCGCCTATGACAATGGCGGCGGCGCGTTCCTTGTCCCTTATATGGTTGCGCTCCTCACCGCAGGCATTCCGCTACTATTTCTGGATTACACCCTTGGGCACCGCTATCGCGGTTCCGCACCACTGGTATTCCGGCGCATTAAGTCCTGGGCCGAGCCAATCGGCTGGGTTCAAGTGGGTATCGCATTTTTTATTACTATCTACTATGCGGCGGTGATTGCGTGGGCGGCTCTCTATACAGTTAAATCATTCAACCTCGCCTGGGGCGAAAAACCAGAAGAATACTTCTTTGCCGACTTTCTACAGGTTGATGCAGAAACCACATTTTCCTTTAGCATTGTCGGCCAAATTGCTATTGCATTGGGGCTTGTCTGGGTCCTTGCGATTGTGGTGCTGGCCATGGGTGTTGATGAAGGTATTGGCAAAGTTTCCAAAATCTTTATGCCGATCCTAACCGTACTGTTTATTATCGTCGTAGTTCAAGCACTATTCCTGCCTGGCGCCGCAACCGGCCTGAATGCATTTTTCACTCCAGAATGGAGCACGCTCAGCAACCCGAGTGTATGGGTAGCGGCATATGGCCAAATTTTCTTCTCACTTTCTGTGGGCTTTGGCATTATGCTGACCTATTCTTCCTACCTAAAGCCACGCACGAACCTCACTGGCACTGGCCTGGTGACCGCATTTGCAAACTCCTCGTTTGAAGTTTTGGCGGGTATCGGTGTGTTTGCAGCATTGGGCTTTATGGCTACCCAGCAAGGCGTTGCAGTTAATGAGGTTGCCAGCTCCGGTATCGGTCTTGCCTTTATTGCATTCCCTGCGATTATTAATGAAATGCCACTTGGGCCAGTATTTGGCACATTATTCTTTGGTAGTTTGACCATTGCTGGTTTTACTTCGCTCTTCTCCTTGTTTGAAGTAGTAGTTTCTGCTGCTAAGGATAAATTTGGCAAGCCACGCAAAAATACTGCCGTTGGCGTTGGCGTGATTATGGCTCTGATTTCATTGGCACTGTTTTCTACTACCTCCAGCTTGGTCACACTGGACATTATGGATAAGTTCACCAACCAGATCGGCATTGTAGCAATTGCGCTGATTACTGTTGTGGTAGTGGACTGGGTACTCCGCCGAGTTGAAGAATTTGCACTCCACTTAAATGCAGTTTCTTCGTTTAAAGTTGGAAATATTTGGCGTATTTGCGTAGTAAATATCACCACAATTGTTTTGGGCTATACATTGATCCAAGAGCTTATTACCTTGATTAATGAGCCATATGAAGGCTATAGCGCAGCGCAACTTGGCTGGTATGGCTGGGGCGTACTCTTTGCCATTGTGCTTGCCTCGTTATTGATGTCCATTATTCCGTGGCAAGGTAACCTTTCATTGGTTGGACCACCCGGATCGGACTTCGGTGTGGATCCCGATGCTTCTCGCAGCATTGGTCAACCCCGGAAGTACTCACCTCAACGTGCTGCTGGTTTCGCCGCAGAGCAGTACAAAGATACAAATGGCCTGAGTTAA
- a CDS encoding SulP family inorganic anion transporter: MNSRVPSGPPGPIQDLISSLNGGEPNPQVDVQRSSIFPGMQVLRKYQRGWLRFDVLAGITVAAYLVPQVMAYATIAGLPPVIGLWAAIVPLILYSIFGSSRTISVGPESTTSLMTAAGIAALAGPNASPELTAQLAALLAVSVGVVSLVGFLARLGFISEFLSKPVLIGYLAGVAVLMILSQLDTITKISASGSNDLAATWDLVHRLDEIHAPTFWLALGCIVALIVIFRFFPYWPAPLIVIVCSTLIVWLTGLDEQGVKVIGDLPRGLPGLGFPPLGDIQFVALFNAAIGITVVAYSDNMLTARAFRQRHEPRINANQECLALGVINLGAGVTGGFPVSSSGSRTVLARVMHAKTQVYSLVAALTVLLTLFVLAPALSHFPAATLGAIVIVAAVKLIQPSEWLRIARFRTSELILAASTTVAVVSLGVLEGIAIAVALSIIDLLRRLTKPNDGVLGYVEGVAGMHNVEDYDVTKQVPGLLVYRYDSPLFFANADDFITRASSAIDAAQTRVRWFLLNAEANVEIDLTAIDALDEFRKQLESRGIIFAMARVKSETYRQFLDAGFAEKIGVHRIFPTLPAGVQGYADWVHEQRKQESGR, encoded by the coding sequence ATGAATAGCCGTGTGCCTTCGGGTCCACCTGGGCCAATTCAGGACCTGATTTCTTCATTGAATGGTGGGGAGCCCAACCCACAGGTTGATGTGCAGCGTTCGTCAATATTTCCGGGTATGCAAGTATTGCGAAAGTATCAGCGGGGCTGGTTGCGTTTTGATGTTTTGGCAGGAATTACGGTTGCTGCCTACTTAGTACCGCAGGTCATGGCGTACGCCACGATTGCTGGATTGCCGCCGGTAATTGGACTTTGGGCGGCGATAGTTCCGCTGATTCTTTATTCAATTTTCGGTTCGTCCCGAACTATTTCTGTGGGCCCTGAGTCCACAACCTCACTCATGACTGCCGCTGGCATTGCGGCATTGGCTGGACCTAATGCTTCCCCTGAGCTTACTGCGCAATTAGCAGCACTATTGGCAGTTTCTGTGGGGGTTGTGTCTTTAGTGGGGTTCCTCGCGCGGCTCGGATTTATTTCGGAATTTCTTTCTAAGCCGGTATTAATTGGCTATCTGGCCGGAGTCGCAGTACTCATGATTTTGAGTCAGCTGGATACCATTACCAAGATTTCTGCATCAGGTAGTAACGATCTTGCCGCAACATGGGATTTAGTGCACCGCCTCGATGAGATTCATGCTCCTACTTTCTGGTTGGCACTTGGGTGCATCGTCGCATTGATTGTAATTTTCCGGTTTTTCCCATACTGGCCTGCACCGTTAATTGTGATTGTTTGTTCTACTTTGATTGTGTGGCTCACAGGTTTGGATGAACAGGGCGTGAAGGTAATTGGGGATTTGCCTCGGGGATTGCCTGGATTGGGTTTTCCACCCTTGGGTGATATTCAATTTGTGGCGCTATTTAATGCTGCGATTGGTATTACTGTGGTGGCGTATTCGGATAATATGCTGACCGCACGGGCATTTCGGCAGCGCCATGAACCGCGTATTAATGCGAATCAAGAATGTCTGGCGCTTGGGGTGATCAATCTTGGCGCGGGCGTTACCGGTGGTTTCCCGGTTAGTTCGAGTGGTAGTCGTACAGTACTTGCACGGGTAATGCACGCAAAAACGCAAGTGTATTCACTGGTTGCAGCACTTACGGTGCTTTTGACGCTATTTGTATTAGCGCCAGCGTTATCGCATTTTCCTGCGGCCACGCTAGGGGCAATTGTTATTGTGGCGGCGGTAAAGCTCATTCAGCCAAGTGAATGGCTCCGAATCGCACGTTTTAGAACAAGTGAACTGATTCTTGCCGCTTCAACCACAGTTGCGGTAGTTTCGCTTGGTGTTTTGGAGGGCATTGCGATTGCGGTTGCATTGAGCATTATTGATTTGCTGCGTCGGCTTACTAAACCAAATGATGGGGTCCTGGGGTATGTGGAGGGTGTAGCTGGCATGCATAACGTTGAGGACTACGACGTCACAAAGCAAGTACCTGGGCTGCTTGTTTACCGTTATGATTCGCCGCTGTTTTTCGCAAACGCTGACGATTTTATTACGCGCGCATCATCGGCTATCGACGCCGCGCAAACGCGGGTGCGGTGGTTTTTGCTTAATGCTGAGGCGAATGTAGAGATTGATTTAACCGCGATTGATGCTTTAGATGAGTTTCGTAAGCAATTGGAGTCCCGGGGGATCATATTTGCGATGGCACGAGTAAAAAGCGAAACATATCGCCAGTTTTTAGACGCGGGTTTTGCAGAAAAAATAGGTGTACATCGAATATTTCCCACCCTGCCGGCGGGAGTGCAGGGCTATGCAGATTGGGTACATGAACAGCGAAAACAAGAATCAGGACGGTAG
- the ychF gene encoding redox-regulated ATPase YchF, with protein MSLTLGIVGLPNVGKSTLFNALTRNDVLAANYPFATIEPNVGIVELPDERLKKLAEIFGSERILPATVTFVDIAGIVKGASEGKGRGNAFLSNIRDADAICQVVRAFADENIIHEHGEVNPSSDIEVINTELILADLQTVEKALPRLEKEAKKDKELVEVVAATKQALAILEDGRTLYTAARNGEIDLALVRELHLMTAKPFLYVFNSDEEVLLDEDRKAELRSLVAPADCVFLDAKTETELLELDEEEAAELLESVGQTEPGLHSLAHAGFATLGLQTYLTAGPKEARAWTIHKGDTAPKAAGVIHTDFERGFIKAEVVSFDDLVAAGSMAEAKAAGKVRQEGKDYVMADGDVVEFKFNV; from the coding sequence GTGAGCCTTACTCTTGGAATCGTAGGACTGCCCAATGTTGGCAAATCCACTCTATTTAATGCCCTAACCCGCAATGATGTTCTTGCCGCAAATTATCCCTTTGCGACGATCGAACCAAACGTTGGAATCGTAGAACTCCCAGACGAACGACTCAAGAAGCTCGCTGAAATATTCGGATCCGAACGAATCCTTCCGGCGACCGTTACATTTGTGGATATTGCAGGCATAGTCAAAGGCGCTTCTGAAGGAAAAGGCCGAGGAAACGCATTCCTCTCCAATATTCGAGATGCTGACGCTATCTGCCAAGTAGTCCGCGCATTTGCAGACGAAAACATTATCCACGAACATGGCGAAGTAAACCCCAGTTCCGACATTGAAGTGATCAATACTGAATTAATCTTGGCTGATCTGCAAACCGTAGAAAAAGCACTTCCACGGTTGGAAAAGGAAGCGAAAAAAGACAAAGAACTTGTTGAAGTGGTTGCTGCCACCAAACAGGCTCTCGCCATCTTAGAGGACGGACGAACTCTGTACACCGCGGCACGAAACGGTGAAATAGACCTCGCACTCGTGCGCGAACTACACCTAATGACCGCAAAACCGTTCCTCTACGTTTTTAATTCTGATGAGGAAGTTTTGCTTGACGAAGACCGCAAGGCTGAACTCCGCAGCTTGGTGGCACCGGCTGACTGTGTCTTCCTTGATGCCAAAACCGAAACCGAGTTGCTAGAACTCGACGAAGAAGAGGCTGCCGAACTCCTGGAATCAGTAGGTCAAACAGAACCCGGACTCCACTCCCTAGCTCACGCAGGTTTTGCAACACTCGGACTGCAGACTTACTTAACCGCAGGCCCGAAAGAAGCCCGCGCCTGGACTATCCACAAAGGTGATACTGCCCCCAAAGCTGCCGGAGTCATCCACACTGACTTTGAGCGAGGATTTATTAAAGCCGAGGTTGTTTCCTTTGACGACTTGGTCGCAGCCGGATCCATGGCTGAAGCCAAAGCCGCCGGAAAAGTCCGCCAAGAAGGCAAAGACTATGTAATGGCGGATGGGGATGTGGTGGAATTCAAGTTCAACGTATAA